In Arthrobacter sp. MN05-02, one genomic interval encodes:
- a CDS encoding hydrolase: MTNPSNPSNGDDDTPQDPLSEMLAKMFGGGGGGIDPQEIAKAAGLPSDPAAMAMIMQQVQAMFSTTSDGPVNWQMAHEQARRVAAADNDPSVTALQRRSVDEALKLAELWLDPVTDLPSTGQLGRAWSRAEWVEATMATWRRLTEPVATSIAKALSDVISEQLPDEMKSMMGMMGGPASMLQNVGGAMFGMQLGQAVGALSKDVVGSTDIGVPLAEGRMALLPANVAAFGEGLDIPEQEVQLFLAVREAAHVRLFTHSPWLTGHLLGSIERYARGIHIDMGKIEEAARDIDPTNPESLQGALSQGVFMPQRTPEQDTALIRLETTLALVEGWVDEMTAAAAANLPSAGALREMLRRRRATGGPAEHAFASLVGLELRPRRLRDAAALWSHLTEERGIDGRDALWQHPDLLPTAEDLDDPAGFAGRRKLIESSDADVDAALERLLAGGFEQQGEDSGEDSGETPGASDPDRENGTGENGSATDGDAPR, translated from the coding sequence GTGACCAACCCATCCAACCCCTCGAACGGCGACGACGACACGCCCCAGGACCCGCTGTCCGAGATGCTGGCGAAGATGTTCGGAGGCGGGGGCGGCGGCATCGATCCCCAGGAGATCGCGAAGGCCGCAGGGTTACCCTCCGATCCGGCGGCGATGGCCATGATCATGCAGCAGGTCCAGGCCATGTTCTCCACAACGAGCGACGGGCCGGTCAACTGGCAGATGGCGCACGAACAGGCGCGCCGCGTCGCCGCGGCCGACAACGATCCCTCGGTCACCGCGCTCCAGCGACGGAGTGTCGACGAGGCGCTGAAGCTCGCGGAACTGTGGCTCGACCCGGTGACGGATTTGCCGAGCACCGGTCAGCTCGGTCGTGCCTGGTCCCGCGCGGAGTGGGTCGAGGCCACGATGGCCACCTGGCGCCGCCTCACGGAGCCGGTCGCGACGAGCATCGCCAAGGCCCTGTCCGACGTCATCTCCGAGCAGCTCCCAGACGAGATGAAGTCGATGATGGGCATGATGGGCGGCCCGGCCTCCATGCTGCAGAACGTCGGCGGTGCGATGTTCGGCATGCAGCTCGGACAGGCGGTCGGCGCCCTGTCCAAGGACGTCGTCGGATCGACGGACATCGGTGTTCCGCTCGCCGAGGGGCGCATGGCCCTGCTGCCCGCGAACGTCGCGGCGTTCGGTGAGGGCCTCGACATCCCCGAGCAGGAGGTGCAGCTCTTCCTCGCGGTCCGCGAGGCCGCCCACGTGCGCCTCTTCACGCACAGCCCCTGGCTCACGGGGCACCTCCTCGGCAGCATCGAGCGCTACGCCCGTGGTATCCACATCGACATGGGGAAGATCGAGGAAGCCGCCAGGGACATCGACCCGACCAATCCGGAGAGCCTTCAGGGTGCCCTCTCCCAGGGTGTCTTCATGCCCCAACGGACGCCCGAACAGGACACCGCCCTCATCCGCCTCGAGACGACCCTGGCCCTCGTCGAGGGCTGGGTCGACGAGATGACCGCAGCCGCAGCCGCCAATCTCCCCTCCGCCGGTGCGCTGCGCGAGATGCTGCGCCGCCGCCGGGCGACCGGCGGACCGGCCGAGCACGCGTTCGCATCGCTCGTCGGCCTCGAGCTGAGGCCGCGCAGGCTGCGCGACGCCGCAGCCCTCTGGTCGCACCTGACCGAGGAGCGCGGTATCGACGGGCGCGACGCTCTCTGGCAGCACCCCGACCTGCTGCCCACGGCCGAGGACCTCGACGACCCGGCGGGATTCGCCGGGCGTCGGAAGCTCATCGAGTCCTCCGACGCCGATGTGGACGCCGCCCTGGAACGTCTGCTGGCGGGCGGGTTCGAGCAGCAGGGCGAGGACTCCGGCGAGGACTCCGGCGAAACTCCCGGGGCCTCGGATCCGGACCGTGAGAACGGGACCGGCGAGAACGGATCGGCGACGGACGGCGACGCACCGCGCTGA